A genomic segment from Leopardus geoffroyi isolate Oge1 chromosome A2, O.geoffroyi_Oge1_pat1.0, whole genome shotgun sequence encodes:
- the PTGER1 gene encoding prostaglandin E2 receptor EP1 subtype isoform X2 — translation MAPPPAPDMSLCGPLNLSLAGEATMCAEPGAPNASAGPPAGRAGASPALPIFSMTLGAVSNVLALALLAQAAGRLRRRRSAATFLLFVASLLATDLAGHVIPGALVLRLYAAGRSPAGGACHFLGGCMVFFGLCPLLLGCGMAVERCVGVTRPLLHAARVSAARARLALAALAAVALAVALLPLARVGRYELQYPGTWCFIGLGPAGGWRQALLPGLFAGLGLAALLAALVCNTLSGLALLRARWRRRSRRRPPASGPDSRRRWGARAPRSASASSASSVASAAGGSPGRGSARRARAHDVEMVGQLVGIMAVSCICWSPLLVLVVLAVGGWGSGSLQRPLFLAVRLASWNQILDPWVYILLRQAVLRQLLRLLPPRAGAKGSPAGLGLTKSAWEASSLRSSRHSSLSHL, via the exons ATGG ccccacccccggcACCTGACATGAGTCTCTGCGGGCCCCTCAACCTGAGCCTGGCAGGCGAGGCGACCATGTGTGCGGAGCCCGGGGCCCCCAACGCGTCGGCCGGGCCGCCGGCCGGACGGGCGGGCGCCTCGCCGGCGCTGCCCATCTTCTCCATGACGCTGGGCGCCGTGTCCAACGTGCTGGCGCTGGCGCTGCTGGCGCAGGCCGCGGGCCGCCTGCGGCGCCGCCGCTCGGCTGCCACCTTCCTGCTGTTCGTCGCCAGCCTTCTGGCCACCGACCTGGCGGGCCACGTCATCCCCGGAGCCCTGGTGCTGCGCCTGTACGCGGCGGGCCGCTCGCCGGCCGGCGGCGCCTGCCACTTCCTGGGCGGCTGCATGGTGTTCTTCGGCCTGTGCCCGCTGCTGCTGGGCTGCGGCATGGCCGTGGAGCGCTGCGTGGGCGTCACGCGGCCGCTACTGCACGCGGCGCGCGTCTCGGCGGCCCGCGCGCGTCTGGCGCTGGCCGCGCTGGCCGCCGTGGCTTTGGCGGTGGCGCTGCTGCCGCTGGCGCGAGTGGGCCGCTACGAGCTGCAGTACCCGGGCACGTGGTGCTTCATCGGCCTGGGCCCGGCGGGCGGCTGGCGCCAGGCGCTGCTCCCCGGCCTCTTCGCCGGCCTCGGTCTGGCCGCTCTGCTCGCGGCGCTCGTGTGCAACACGCTCAGCGGCCTGGCCTTGCTGCGCGCCCGCTGGCGCCGCCGCTCTCGACGGCGTCCTCCGGCGAGTGGCCCCGACAGCCGCCGTCGCTGGGGGGCGCGCGCGCCCCGCTCGGCCTCCGCCTCGTCCGCCTCGTCCGTAGCTTCGGCCGCCGGCGGCTCCCCGGGCCGCGGCTCAGCGCGCAGAGCCCGCGCTCACGATGTGGAGATGGTGGGCCAGCTCGTGGGCATCATGGCGGTGTCGTGCATCTGCTGGAGCCCGCTGCTG GTGTTAGTGGTGCTGGCTGTCGGGGGCTGGGGCTCCGGCTCCCTGCAGCGGCCGCTGTTTTTGGCTGTGCGCCTCGCTTCGTGGAACCAGATCCTGGACCCCTGGGTGTACATCCTGCTGCGCCAGGCCGTGCTGCGCCAACTGCTTCGCCTCCTGCCCCCGAGGGCCGGCGCCAAGGGCAGCCCTGCGGGGCTGGGCCTAACCAAGAGCGCCTGGGAGGCCAGCTCGCTGCGCAGCTCCAGGCACAGTAGCCTCAGCCACCTCTAG
- the GIPC1 gene encoding PDZ domain-containing protein GIPC1 — MPLGLGRRKKAPPLVENEEAEPGRGGLGMGEPGPLGGGGAGGPQMGLPPPPPALRPRLVFHTQLAHGSPTGRIEGFTNVKELYGKIAEAFRLPAAEVMFCTLNTHKVDMDKLLGGQIGLEDFIFAHIKGQRKEVEVFKSEEALGLTITDNGAGYAFIKRIKEGSVIDHIQLISVGDMIEAINGQSLLGCRHYEVARLLKELPRGRTFTLKLTEPRKAFDMISVRSGGGRPGSGPQLGTGRGTLRLRSRGPATVEDVPSAFEEKAIEKVDDLLESYMGIRDTELAATMVELGKDKRNPDELAEALDERLGDFAFPDEFVFDVWGAIGDAKVGRF, encoded by the exons ATGCCGCTGGGACTGGGGCGGCGGAAAAAGGCGCCGCCTCTGGTGGAGAATGAGGAGGCTGAGCCAGGCCGTGGGGGGCTGGGCATGGGGGagccggggcccctgggtgggggtggggcgggggggcccCAAATGGGgttgcccccccctcccccggccctgcGGCCCCGCCTCGTGTTCCACACCCAGCTGGCCCACGGCAGTCCCACTGGCCGCATCGAGGGTTTCACCAACGTCAAGGAGCTGTATGGCAAGATCGCCGAGGCCTTCCGGCTGCCGGCTGCCGAG GTGATGTTCTGTACCCTCAACACCCACAAAGTGGACATGGACAAACTCTTGGGGGGCCAGATCGGGCTGGAGGACTTCATCTTCGCCCACATCAAGGGGCAGCGCAAGGAGGTAGAGGTGTTCAAGTCCGAGGAGGCGCTGGGACTCACCATTACCGACAATGGGGCCGGCTATGCCTTCATCAAG CGCATTAAGGAGGGAAGCGTGATCGACCACATCCAGCTCATCAGCGTGGGGGACATGATTGAGGCCATCAAtgggcagagcctgctgggcTGCCGCCACTACGAGGTGGCCCGTCTGCTCAAGGAGTTACCCCGAGGCCGCACCTTCACGCTGAAGCTCACAGAGCCCCGCAAAGCTTTTG ACATGATCAGCGTACGCTCAGGGGGTGGCCGCCCTGGCTCTGGCCCCCAGCTGGGCACTGGCCGAGGGACCCTCCGGCTCAGATCCCGCGGCCCCGCCACAGTAGAGGATGTG ccctcagccTTTGAGGAGAAGGCCATTGAGAAGGTAGATGACCTTCTGGAGAGTTACATGGGCATCCGGGACACGGAGTTGG CGGCCACCATGGTGGAGCTCGGAAAGGACAAGAGGAACCCGGATGAGCTGGCGGAGGCCCTGGACGAACGGCTTGGTGACTTTGCCTTCCCTGATGAGTTTGTCTTTGACGTCTGGGGTGCCATTGGGGATGCCAAGGTCGGCCGCTTCTAG
- the PTGER1 gene encoding prostaglandin E2 receptor EP1 subtype isoform X1, translating to MGSGSTGQCQWPQMGPDDLRWSQPPARLSLTMGWPLRSWPASPCPPLLSPAPPPAPDMSLCGPLNLSLAGEATMCAEPGAPNASAGPPAGRAGASPALPIFSMTLGAVSNVLALALLAQAAGRLRRRRSAATFLLFVASLLATDLAGHVIPGALVLRLYAAGRSPAGGACHFLGGCMVFFGLCPLLLGCGMAVERCVGVTRPLLHAARVSAARARLALAALAAVALAVALLPLARVGRYELQYPGTWCFIGLGPAGGWRQALLPGLFAGLGLAALLAALVCNTLSGLALLRARWRRRSRRRPPASGPDSRRRWGARAPRSASASSASSVASAAGGSPGRGSARRARAHDVEMVGQLVGIMAVSCICWSPLLVLVVLAVGGWGSGSLQRPLFLAVRLASWNQILDPWVYILLRQAVLRQLLRLLPPRAGAKGSPAGLGLTKSAWEASSLRSSRHSSLSHL from the exons ATGGGCAGCGGGTCGACGGGACAATGCCAGTGGCCTCAAATGGGTCCCGACGATCTGAGGTGGAGCCAGCCACCCGCTAGGCTCAGCTTGACGATGGGATGGCCGTTGCGCTCCTGGCCGGCCTCACCgtgccctcctctcctctccccagccccacccccggcACCTGACATGAGTCTCTGCGGGCCCCTCAACCTGAGCCTGGCAGGCGAGGCGACCATGTGTGCGGAGCCCGGGGCCCCCAACGCGTCGGCCGGGCCGCCGGCCGGACGGGCGGGCGCCTCGCCGGCGCTGCCCATCTTCTCCATGACGCTGGGCGCCGTGTCCAACGTGCTGGCGCTGGCGCTGCTGGCGCAGGCCGCGGGCCGCCTGCGGCGCCGCCGCTCGGCTGCCACCTTCCTGCTGTTCGTCGCCAGCCTTCTGGCCACCGACCTGGCGGGCCACGTCATCCCCGGAGCCCTGGTGCTGCGCCTGTACGCGGCGGGCCGCTCGCCGGCCGGCGGCGCCTGCCACTTCCTGGGCGGCTGCATGGTGTTCTTCGGCCTGTGCCCGCTGCTGCTGGGCTGCGGCATGGCCGTGGAGCGCTGCGTGGGCGTCACGCGGCCGCTACTGCACGCGGCGCGCGTCTCGGCGGCCCGCGCGCGTCTGGCGCTGGCCGCGCTGGCCGCCGTGGCTTTGGCGGTGGCGCTGCTGCCGCTGGCGCGAGTGGGCCGCTACGAGCTGCAGTACCCGGGCACGTGGTGCTTCATCGGCCTGGGCCCGGCGGGCGGCTGGCGCCAGGCGCTGCTCCCCGGCCTCTTCGCCGGCCTCGGTCTGGCCGCTCTGCTCGCGGCGCTCGTGTGCAACACGCTCAGCGGCCTGGCCTTGCTGCGCGCCCGCTGGCGCCGCCGCTCTCGACGGCGTCCTCCGGCGAGTGGCCCCGACAGCCGCCGTCGCTGGGGGGCGCGCGCGCCCCGCTCGGCCTCCGCCTCGTCCGCCTCGTCCGTAGCTTCGGCCGCCGGCGGCTCCCCGGGCCGCGGCTCAGCGCGCAGAGCCCGCGCTCACGATGTGGAGATGGTGGGCCAGCTCGTGGGCATCATGGCGGTGTCGTGCATCTGCTGGAGCCCGCTGCTG GTGTTAGTGGTGCTGGCTGTCGGGGGCTGGGGCTCCGGCTCCCTGCAGCGGCCGCTGTTTTTGGCTGTGCGCCTCGCTTCGTGGAACCAGATCCTGGACCCCTGGGTGTACATCCTGCTGCGCCAGGCCGTGCTGCGCCAACTGCTTCGCCTCCTGCCCCCGAGGGCCGGCGCCAAGGGCAGCCCTGCGGGGCTGGGCCTAACCAAGAGCGCCTGGGAGGCCAGCTCGCTGCGCAGCTCCAGGCACAGTAGCCTCAGCCACCTCTAG